Proteins from a genomic interval of Bacillus mesophilus:
- the purH gene encoding bifunctional phosphoribosylaminoimidazolecarboxamide formyltransferase/IMP cyclohydrolase encodes MTVKRALISVSDKDGLVPFVKSLVEQGVEIISTGGTSKLLEQNGINVIGIQEVTNFPEMLDGRVKTLHPMIHGGLLGVRDNEEHKQTMEAHGIVPIDLVVVNLYPFKETIQKPDVTYSDAIENIDIGGPSMLRSAAKNHRFVTVVVDPADYQVVLDEISASKEVCFETKQRLAAKVFRHTAAYDALIADYLTNQVGEESPELLTVTYEKKQGLRYGENPHQKAAFYQSSLPVEGSISSATQLHGKELSYNNINDADAALTIVREFKDPAVVAVKHMNPCGVGVGETIQAAYQKAYEADPVSIFGGIVAANRAVDAETAILLKEIFLEIIIAPDFTPEALEILTAKKNLRLLQVDVNAEQRIVNRLTTVSGGVLVQETDHLSFDDATITVPTKRQPTDLEWKDLKLAWQVVKHVKSNAIVLAKDDMTIGIGAGQMNRVGAAKIAIEQAGEKAKGSALGSDAFFPMDDTVEAAAKAGVTAIIQPGGSIRDEDSIKKADEYGITMVFTGIRHFKH; translated from the coding sequence ATGACAGTAAAAAGAGCACTTATTAGTGTATCTGATAAAGACGGTTTAGTTCCATTTGTAAAAAGCTTAGTTGAGCAAGGTGTAGAAATTATTTCTACTGGTGGTACGAGTAAACTTTTAGAACAAAATGGAATTAATGTGATTGGAATCCAAGAGGTAACTAATTTCCCAGAAATGTTAGACGGGCGCGTGAAAACTCTTCATCCCATGATTCATGGTGGACTATTAGGAGTCCGTGACAATGAAGAGCATAAGCAAACAATGGAAGCACATGGAATTGTACCGATTGATCTAGTCGTTGTTAATCTATATCCATTCAAAGAAACGATTCAAAAGCCAGATGTAACATATAGTGATGCCATCGAGAATATTGATATCGGTGGTCCTTCCATGCTTCGATCAGCTGCAAAGAATCACCGTTTTGTAACGGTTGTGGTAGATCCAGCAGATTATCAGGTAGTACTAGACGAAATTTCAGCTTCAAAGGAAGTGTGCTTTGAAACAAAACAACGCCTAGCAGCGAAGGTATTCCGTCATACAGCTGCTTATGATGCTTTGATTGCTGATTATTTAACAAATCAAGTTGGAGAAGAGTCGCCTGAATTATTAACCGTCACTTATGAGAAAAAACAAGGTTTACGTTATGGGGAAAATCCTCATCAAAAGGCTGCTTTTTACCAAAGTTCTTTACCTGTTGAAGGGTCAATCTCATCAGCTACGCAATTACATGGAAAAGAATTATCGTACAACAATATTAATGATGCTGACGCAGCACTAACGATTGTAAGGGAATTTAAAGATCCTGCTGTTGTAGCAGTTAAGCATATGAATCCTTGTGGAGTAGGAGTGGGAGAAACAATCCAAGCTGCTTACCAAAAGGCGTATGAAGCGGACCCAGTTTCTATTTTCGGTGGTATTGTTGCAGCGAACCGTGCAGTTGATGCTGAAACGGCAATCCTTCTAAAAGAGATCTTCCTTGAGATCATCATTGCCCCTGATTTTACGCCAGAGGCACTTGAAATTCTCACTGCTAAGAAAAATCTTAGGTTATTACAGGTAGATGTTAATGCTGAACAAAGGATTGTGAACCGTCTAACTACCGTTAGTGGTGGAGTTCTTGTTCAAGAAACGGATCATTTATCTTTTGATGATGCGACGATTACTGTTCCGACTAAGCGTCAACCAACGGACTTAGAGTGGAAGGATTTAAAGCTAGCATGGCAAGTTGTTAAGCATGTCAAGTCTAATGCCATTGTATTAGCAAAGGATGATATGACGATTGGTATTGGAGCAGGACAAATGAATCGTGTGGGTGCTGCAAAGATAGCAATCGAACAAGCGGGGGAGAAGGCTAAGGGTTCAGCATTAGGCTCTGATGCATTTTTCCCAATGGATGATACCGTGGAAGCTGCTGCAAAAGCTGGTGTAACAGCGATTATCCAGCCTGGTGGATCTATTCGTGATGAGGATTCAATTAAGAAGGCAGATGAATATGGAATTACTATGGTGTTTACGGGAATAAGACATTTTAAACACTAA
- the purD gene encoding phosphoribosylamine--glycine ligase, which produces MNVLVVGRGGREHAIAWKAASSPLVKNVYVAPGNPGMADVATLVPIDELNHEELISFAKENSIALTIIGPEGPLVNGIVDRFEKEQLPVFGPRQNAAAIEGSKGFAKDLMKKYSIPTAEYEVFTHYEEAKAYIEKKGAPIVIKADGLAAGKGVVVAMTNEEALLSIKEMMLNERFGSASRQVVIEEYLEGEEFSLMAFVKEDRVYPLVIAQDHKRVFDGDLGPNTGGMGAYSPVPQISDEIIKQSVEVVLKPTANGMIQEGTPFTGILYAGLMLTAEGPKVIEFNARFGDPETQVVLSRLESDLVENLLDILAGKEPVMKWSEEAVVGVVVAAKGYPEQYEKGNPIIGLEEVTTANVFHAGTALSGNQLVTDGGRVLLLASSGKTIKEAQQLVYSQLQHVNTDHLFYRKDIGEKANAHVSV; this is translated from the coding sequence ATGAATGTACTAGTAGTAGGTCGTGGTGGAAGAGAGCATGCAATTGCTTGGAAGGCTGCGAGTAGCCCTCTTGTTAAAAATGTATATGTAGCACCGGGTAATCCAGGAATGGCGGATGTAGCCACATTAGTTCCTATTGATGAACTAAATCATGAAGAACTAATCTCTTTTGCAAAAGAAAATTCGATTGCTTTAACCATTATTGGACCAGAGGGACCATTGGTAAACGGTATTGTTGATCGTTTTGAAAAAGAACAGTTGCCAGTCTTTGGCCCCCGTCAAAATGCTGCTGCGATTGAAGGCAGTAAGGGTTTTGCAAAGGATTTAATGAAGAAATACAGCATTCCTACTGCTGAGTACGAAGTATTTACTCATTATGAAGAAGCTAAAGCATATATAGAGAAAAAGGGTGCTCCCATTGTCATTAAGGCTGATGGCCTTGCAGCAGGTAAAGGTGTAGTTGTTGCAATGACAAATGAAGAAGCATTGTTAAGTATTAAGGAAATGATGCTTAACGAACGGTTTGGAAGTGCTAGTCGTCAGGTAGTTATTGAAGAATACCTAGAAGGAGAAGAGTTTTCTTTAATGGCTTTTGTCAAAGAAGACAGGGTTTATCCTTTAGTAATCGCACAAGATCATAAGCGGGTATTCGATGGTGACTTAGGGCCGAATACTGGGGGAATGGGTGCTTATTCTCCTGTTCCACAAATAAGTGATGAAATTATCAAACAATCTGTGGAAGTGGTTTTAAAGCCTACAGCAAATGGGATGATTCAAGAGGGAACTCCTTTTACAGGAATACTTTATGCTGGATTAATGTTAACAGCTGAAGGACCAAAGGTTATTGAGTTTAATGCGAGATTTGGTGATCCTGAGACACAAGTGGTGTTATCGAGATTAGAAAGTGACCTTGTTGAAAATCTATTAGACATATTAGCTGGAAAAGAACCGGTAATGAAGTGGTCTGAAGAGGCTGTAGTTGGTGTAGTTGTTGCTGCAAAGGGTTATCCTGAACAGTATGAAAAAGGAAACCCAATTATTGGGCTTGAAGAAGTAACAACCGCCAACGTTTTTCATGCAGGAACTGCCCTTTCAGGAAATCAGCTCGTTACTGACGGAGGTCGAGTATTACTGCTCGCCTCATCTGGTAAAACAATTAAAGAAGCACAACAGCTAGTGTATAGTCAGCTTCAACATGTAAACACAGACCATTTGTTTTATCGAAAGGATATTGGTGAAAAGGCTAACGCACACGTTTCCGTTTAA
- a CDS encoding EYxxD motif small membrane protein: MFWEYVIDMSFVLISVIGGIIAISYVYLKRKRVR, from the coding sequence ATGTTTTGGGAATATGTGATTGATATGTCCTTTGTACTTATTTCTGTTATTGGCGGAATAATAGCTATTAGCTATGTGTATCTTAAACGGAAACGTGTGCGTTAG
- a CDS encoding YgaP family membrane protein: MKPNIGLVNALLRLTCGFTMLAWSTARLAKRPYRERYFLVAMLAALKIGTGIVRYCPFTNLFNEYQEKQQQNNSQNQEEEFTGNPT, encoded by the coding sequence ATGAAACCTAATATCGGATTGGTTAACGCTTTATTGAGACTTACCTGTGGTTTTACTATGCTTGCATGGTCAACAGCAAGACTAGCTAAACGCCCTTATCGTGAAAGATATTTCCTCGTTGCCATGCTTGCTGCCTTGAAGATTGGAACGGGAATTGTCCGTTACTGCCCATTCACGAATTTATTTAATGAATATCAAGAAAAACAGCAACAAAATAACAGTCAAAACCAAGAAGAAGAATTCACTGGTAATCCAACATAA
- a CDS encoding adenine deaminase C-terminal domain-containing protein, which yields MNDHRYRWRNLQLRRHLDVLDGKYPPTMVLKDATFLHSGLKQWLKANIWIYEDRIVYIGDLMPKIELKTEIVDCQELYLVPGYIEPHSHPFQVYNPHSIAQYSSQFGTTTLINDNLILFSELQKKKAFTIMDNFQKLPQTIFWWCRFDSQSELANEEELFSSVNIKAWLERDDVLQGGELTGWPRLLDGDDMMLHWIQEAKYHNKLIEGHFPGASERTLMKLKLLGADADHESISGKDIYNRLMHGYSVALRYSSIRPDLPYLLEEMKALQLQSFDSLMFTTDGSTPSFYEQGFIDLMIKMAIDSGIPLIDAYHMGSYNVAKYYSLDHYMGHIATGKVANINFLSSKDQPKPVHVMAKGQWLRRDEQPIYNNSPYSWEGSGFSKLKIDWELTNDDLQFSMALGMKMENAVIMKPYSMQLDTSVEELSEEHDESFLLLVDQKGKWRINTVIKGFANKIHGLASSYSSTGDFILIGKKKDDMLLAFKRMKELGGGIVLVENGKVIFELALPLAGRMSNLPLEELIPLEKEFKALMKERGYLYLDPVYSLLFLSSTHLPYIRVTPMGIYDVMKKMVLFPTIMR from the coding sequence ATGAACGATCACCGATATCGCTGGAGAAATCTTCAATTACGCAGACATCTTGATGTCCTAGATGGTAAGTATCCACCGACAATGGTATTAAAAGATGCCACCTTTCTTCACTCAGGTCTAAAGCAATGGTTAAAGGCCAATATTTGGATCTATGAGGACCGTATTGTGTATATTGGCGACTTAATGCCTAAAATAGAACTTAAAACCGAGATTGTAGATTGCCAAGAGCTATATCTTGTGCCGGGATATATTGAACCACATTCGCATCCATTTCAAGTTTATAATCCCCACTCCATCGCTCAATATTCATCACAATTTGGTACAACCACACTTATTAATGATAATCTTATACTTTTTTCTGAATTACAAAAAAAGAAAGCGTTTACTATAATGGATAATTTTCAAAAGTTGCCCCAAACAATATTTTGGTGGTGCCGTTTTGATTCCCAATCAGAGCTTGCAAATGAGGAGGAACTGTTCTCCTCCGTTAATATAAAAGCTTGGTTAGAACGAGATGATGTTTTACAAGGGGGAGAGCTGACAGGCTGGCCGAGACTGTTAGATGGTGATGACATGATGCTTCACTGGATCCAAGAGGCCAAGTATCATAATAAATTAATTGAAGGCCACTTTCCTGGTGCCTCTGAACGAACACTAATGAAGCTTAAGCTACTAGGTGCTGATGCTGATCATGAATCAATTTCGGGGAAGGATATTTATAATCGACTTATGCATGGTTATTCGGTAGCACTTCGCTATTCTTCCATTCGTCCTGATTTACCATACTTATTAGAAGAAATGAAAGCATTGCAATTACAAAGTTTTGACTCACTTATGTTTACAACCGATGGTTCTACACCATCTTTTTATGAACAAGGCTTTATCGATCTTATGATTAAAATGGCAATAGATAGCGGTATTCCTTTAATAGATGCTTATCATATGGGTTCCTATAATGTGGCGAAATATTATAGCTTAGATCACTATATGGGACATATTGCTACAGGCAAAGTTGCTAACATTAACTTTCTTTCAAGCAAGGATCAGCCAAAGCCTGTTCATGTAATGGCAAAAGGTCAGTGGTTACGTCGTGATGAGCAACCAATCTATAATAACTCGCCATACTCTTGGGAGGGTAGCGGGTTTAGCAAATTGAAGATTGACTGGGAGCTAACAAATGATGATCTTCAGTTTTCTATGGCACTTGGAATGAAAATGGAAAATGCAGTTATTATGAAGCCGTATTCAATGCAATTAGATACTTCGGTAGAAGAGCTTTCTGAAGAACATGACGAAAGCTTCCTGTTACTAGTCGATCAAAAAGGAAAATGGAGAATAAATACGGTTATAAAAGGGTTTGCGAATAAAATACATGGACTAGCAAGTTCTTATTCTAGCACTGGTGATTTTATTTTAATCGGAAAGAAAAAGGACGATATGCTACTCGCCTTTAAGAGAATGAAAGAGTTAGGAGGAGGCATTGTACTCGTTGAAAATGGAAAGGTCATTTTTGAGCTTGCGTTACCACTAGCAGGTCGAATGTCCAATCTTCCTTTAGAAGAGTTAATTCCTTTAGAAAAAGAGTTCAAAGCCTTAATGAAGGAGAGAGGCTATTTATACCTTGACCCAGTTTACAGCCTATTATTTTTATCATCCACTCACCTTCCATATATAAGAGTGACTCCAATGGGCATCTATGATGTGATGAAGAAAATGGTACTCTTTCCTACGATAATGCGTTAA
- a CDS encoding DUF3048 domain-containing protein produces the protein MNRIIFSISLILLFIIGSGCSKEEAKPVSVEPEEEETVETDIKDEIEEAVPDYVYPLTGIGTDNLVDQRTVAVMINNDPKARPQSGLHKADIVYEVLAEGSITRLLAIFQSELPEKVGPVRSARDYYIELSKGYDTFYVAHGFSPDAKEMLQAGEIDNINGMEYDGILFKRASFRKAPHNSYITFENIMKGAVENNYATTHDQKPLPFLKADQLESIVGEAAVKAKIAYSKAESTIVDYQYDNELQKYYRYAGNESTTDLDSEEPVLLDNVFILETSHKVLDNAGRRDIDLVSGGNAYLLQKGKKQEVQWKNVDGRILPYVNDQPVGLVPGKTWINIVPSLEAVTFTETAN, from the coding sequence ATGAATCGAATCATTTTTAGTATCTCACTAATTCTATTATTTATTATAGGGTCAGGCTGCTCAAAGGAAGAAGCAAAGCCGGTTAGTGTTGAACCAGAAGAGGAAGAGACAGTAGAGACTGATATAAAAGACGAGATAGAAGAGGCTGTACCAGATTACGTATATCCTTTAACAGGGATTGGTACAGACAATTTAGTTGATCAGCGAACGGTTGCTGTCATGATTAACAATGATCCAAAAGCAAGACCACAATCAGGACTTCATAAAGCAGATATTGTCTATGAAGTTTTAGCTGAAGGAAGCATTACAAGACTTCTGGCTATTTTCCAAAGTGAACTACCGGAAAAAGTAGGTCCTGTCAGAAGTGCCAGAGATTATTATATTGAGCTTAGTAAGGGATATGATACCTTTTATGTAGCTCATGGCTTTAGCCCTGATGCAAAGGAAATGCTGCAGGCTGGGGAAATTGATAATATAAATGGCATGGAATACGACGGTATACTATTCAAAAGAGCGAGTTTTAGAAAAGCTCCTCACAACTCCTACATTACTTTTGAAAATATCATGAAAGGTGCAGTTGAAAATAATTATGCTACTACTCATGATCAAAAGCCATTACCATTTTTAAAGGCTGATCAGCTAGAATCGATAGTAGGTGAAGCTGCTGTAAAAGCAAAGATTGCCTACTCAAAGGCAGAATCTACTATTGTTGATTATCAATATGATAATGAGTTGCAAAAATATTACCGCTATGCAGGAAATGAATCAACAACAGATTTAGATTCTGAAGAGCCGGTTTTACTTGATAATGTCTTTATTTTAGAAACATCACATAAAGTTCTTGATAATGCAGGACGTCGTGATATAGACCTAGTGTCTGGTGGTAACGCATATCTCCTTCAAAAAGGGAAAAAGCAAGAGGTACAATGGAAGAATGTAGATGGAAGAATCCTGCCGTACGTGAATGATCAGCCGGTTGGACTTGTACCAGGTAAAACATGGATTAACATCGTTCCTAGTCTCGAAGCTGTCACGTTCACGGAAACCGCTAATTAA
- a CDS encoding YerC/YecD family TrpR-related protein gives MQIEKLRGKELDQLFHSVLSLQNLEECYRFFDDLCTVNEIQSLAQRLEVARMLREGFTYHKIETETGASTATISRVKRCLNYGNDAYQMALDRVYEKEEK, from the coding sequence ATGCAAATAGAAAAACTGCGTGGGAAAGAATTGGACCAATTATTCCATTCTGTTCTCTCTCTACAAAATCTTGAAGAGTGCTACCGCTTTTTTGACGATCTATGCACAGTTAATGAAATCCAATCTTTAGCGCAACGTTTAGAAGTGGCAAGAATGTTAAGAGAAGGATTTACTTATCACAAGATTGAAACAGAAACAGGGGCAAGTACTGCAACGATTTCCCGAGTGAAGCGTTGTTTAAACTATGGAAATGATGCCTATCAAATGGCATTAGATCGTGTATATGAGAAGGAAGAGAAATAA
- a CDS encoding heptaprenylglyceryl phosphate synthase, with product MYDIKEWKHIFKLDPNKEISDADLERVCESGTDAVMIGGSDGITEDNVLNMLVRVRRYSVPCVLEVSTVDSITPGYDFYFVPTVLNSSDRKWILDLHHQALLEFGDIMNWDEIFAEGYCVLNADSKVADLTHAKTDLSDEEVIAYARMADKLLHLPIFYLEYSGVYGDPNLVQKVSDVLETSRLFYGGGIETIEQAKEMGAAADTVIVGNLLYSDIGQALKTVAAVKENS from the coding sequence ATGTACGATATAAAGGAATGGAAGCATATATTCAAGCTTGACCCTAATAAAGAGATTAGTGATGCTGACTTGGAGAGAGTGTGCGAGTCAGGAACGGATGCAGTGATGATTGGTGGTAGTGATGGGATCACAGAGGATAATGTTCTTAACATGCTTGTTCGTGTGAGACGATATTCTGTGCCTTGTGTGCTTGAGGTATCGACGGTAGATTCTATTACACCTGGCTATGACTTTTACTTTGTCCCAACGGTACTTAATAGTAGCGATCGAAAATGGATTTTAGACCTTCATCATCAGGCTCTATTAGAGTTTGGGGACATTATGAACTGGGATGAAATATTTGCAGAAGGATATTGTGTATTAAATGCAGACTCAAAGGTTGCTGACCTTACTCATGCTAAAACAGACTTAAGTGATGAAGAAGTCATTGCCTATGCGAGGATGGCAGATAAACTATTACATTTACCTATTTTCTATTTGGAATATAGCGGCGTTTATGGTGATCCAAACTTAGTTCAAAAAGTGAGTGACGTATTAGAAACTAGCAGACTTTTCTATGGTGGAGGCATTGAAACCATTGAGCAAGCAAAAGAAATGGGTGCCGCAGCAGATACCGTTATTGTTGGAAACCTACTATATAGTGATATTGGACAGGCCCTCAAAACAGTCGCAGCTGTAAAAGAAAATTCATAG
- the pcrA gene encoding DNA helicase PcrA → MQFISNKLLAGLNPAQQEAVKQTDGPLLIMAGAGSGKTRVLTHRIAYLMAEKEIAPWNILAITFTNKAAREMKDRVAKIVGGAADNIWISTFHSMCVRILRRDIDRLGISRNFTILDTTDQLSVIKNVLKDQNVDPKKFEPRSMLGSISGAKNELVTPEEYSKSAAGPYESVVAKVYEEYQKRLRKNSALDFDDLIMTTIQLFLRVPEVLEYYQRKFQYIHVDEYQDTNRAQYMLVKQMASRFQNLCVVGDSDQSIYRWRGADISNILSFEKDYPRAKVVFLEQNYRSSKHILQAANQVIENNKNRKPKKLWTENPEGNKIVYYRGSTEQDECYYVAGMIKQLLGNGQKKSSDFAILYRTNAQSRVMEEVLLKSNISYSIVGGTKFYDRKEIKDILAYLRLISNPDDDISLARIINVPKRGIGATTLDKIANYAALHETSIFEALQMVELIGLSGKATNALIEFRDQLRNWVQMQEFLSVTELVEEVLDKTGYRDMLKNEKTIEAQSRLENIDEFLSVTKNFEEKNEDKSLIAFLTDLALVADIDTLDDEEQKEQGTVVLMTLHAAKGLEFPVVFLMGMEEGVFPHSRSLFEEEEMEEERRLAYVGITRAEESLFITNAEMRTLFGRTAMNPVSRFIAEIPDDILEKANEEKEKLSPFSSSSFKTERRAPVMRPVASTTGGESIGWQVGDKAQHKKWGTGTVVSVKGEGESKELDIAFPSPTGIKRLLAKFAPIEKV, encoded by the coding sequence ATGCAATTTATATCAAATAAGCTTTTAGCGGGTTTGAATCCAGCTCAACAAGAAGCAGTAAAGCAAACAGATGGTCCTTTACTGATTATGGCAGGTGCTGGGAGTGGAAAGACAAGAGTCTTAACACATCGTATTGCCTATTTAATGGCGGAAAAGGAAATCGCGCCATGGAATATACTAGCAATCACATTTACAAATAAAGCAGCTCGTGAAATGAAGGACCGTGTGGCGAAGATTGTTGGCGGAGCAGCTGATAATATTTGGATTTCAACCTTCCACTCCATGTGCGTACGTATTCTTCGTCGTGATATTGACCGCTTAGGGATTAGTCGTAATTTTACCATTCTTGATACAACTGATCAGTTATCAGTCATCAAAAATGTCCTTAAGGACCAAAATGTAGATCCAAAGAAATTTGAGCCAAGAAGTATGTTAGGTTCAATAAGCGGTGCGAAAAATGAACTAGTTACTCCTGAGGAATACTCAAAATCAGCGGCTGGCCCTTACGAGAGTGTGGTAGCTAAGGTTTATGAGGAGTATCAAAAACGTCTTCGAAAAAACTCAGCATTAGATTTTGATGATTTAATTATGACGACGATTCAACTATTCTTGAGGGTTCCGGAGGTTTTAGAGTATTACCAAAGGAAATTTCAATATATTCATGTTGATGAGTATCAGGATACAAATAGGGCGCAGTATATGCTAGTTAAGCAAATGGCAAGCCGTTTTCAGAACCTATGTGTGGTAGGGGACTCTGATCAATCTATTTATCGCTGGCGTGGTGCGGATATAAGTAATATTCTTTCTTTTGAGAAAGACTACCCAAGAGCGAAGGTTGTGTTTCTAGAACAAAACTATCGATCTTCTAAGCACATTCTTCAAGCAGCTAACCAAGTCATTGAAAATAATAAAAACCGTAAACCGAAAAAACTTTGGACTGAAAATCCTGAAGGTAATAAGATCGTGTATTATCGAGGGTCCACAGAACAGGACGAATGTTATTATGTAGCGGGTATGATCAAGCAGCTATTAGGAAATGGACAGAAGAAAAGTTCCGACTTCGCAATTTTATACCGTACGAATGCACAGTCCCGTGTTATGGAGGAAGTATTATTAAAATCAAATATTTCTTACAGCATTGTGGGCGGAACCAAGTTCTACGATCGTAAAGAAATAAAGGATATCCTAGCTTATTTACGATTGATTTCTAACCCTGATGACGACATTAGTTTAGCTCGTATTATTAATGTGCCAAAGCGAGGAATTGGGGCAACTACATTAGATAAAATTGCTAACTATGCTGCTTTACATGAAACGTCTATATTTGAAGCTCTACAGATGGTTGAACTTATTGGACTTAGTGGAAAAGCAACGAATGCTCTTATTGAGTTTAGAGATCAATTAAGAAACTGGGTTCAAATGCAGGAGTTCTTATCGGTAACTGAGCTTGTAGAAGAGGTTCTAGATAAGACAGGTTATCGTGATATGTTAAAAAATGAGAAAACCATAGAAGCACAGAGTCGTCTAGAGAATATCGATGAATTTTTATCTGTTACAAAAAACTTTGAAGAAAAGAACGAAGACAAAAGCTTAATTGCTTTCCTAACAGATTTAGCTTTAGTTGCAGATATAGATACTCTTGATGACGAAGAACAAAAAGAGCAGGGCACTGTTGTCCTGATGACATTGCATGCAGCAAAAGGTCTCGAATTCCCAGTTGTATTTTTAATGGGAATGGAAGAAGGAGTATTCCCTCATAGTCGCTCTTTGTTTGAAGAAGAGGAAATGGAAGAAGAACGCCGTTTGGCTTATGTAGGAATAACTCGTGCTGAAGAAAGTTTATTTATTACAAATGCTGAAATGAGAACACTCTTTGGACGTACTGCAATGAATCCAGTTTCAAGATTTATAGCAGAAATTCCAGACGATATTCTTGAAAAAGCAAATGAGGAAAAAGAAAAACTATCTCCGTTTTCATCATCATCTTTTAAAACGGAGCGTCGTGCACCTGTGATGCGTCCAGTTGCTAGCACTACAGGTGGAGAGTCCATTGGTTGGCAGGTTGGAGATAAAGCGCAGCATAAAAAATGGGGAACTGGTACAGTTGTCAGTGTAAAAGGTGAAGGCGAATCAAAAGAATTAGATATTGCGTTCCCAAGTCCTACAGGAATCAAACGACTATTAGCCAAGTTTGCTCCGATTGAAAAGGTGTAA